One stretch of Pandoraea oxalativorans DNA includes these proteins:
- a CDS encoding tryptophan--tRNA ligase: protein MYPERVFSGMRPTGRLHLGHYHGVLKNWIQLQSEYPCYFCVVDWHALTTHYETPDVIEQNVWDVLIDWLAAGIDPNQATLFIQSKVPEHAELALLIGMSTPLGWLERVPTYKEQIEKLKEKDLSTYGFLGYPVLMAADILLYRALHVPVGEDQVPHVEMTREIARRFNYLYGREAGFEEKALAAARKLGGKRSKLYLELRNAYQEKGDDEALEQARAMLSESQSLSMGDRERLFGYLEGARKLILVEPQALLTPASRMPGLDGQKMSKSYNNTIGLREDAESITKKVRTMPTDPARVRRTDPGDPDKCPVWQLHQVYSDDDTREWVQKGCRSAGIGCIECKQPVIEGILREQQPMLERAQKYMDDPSLLRAIVADGCEKARKSAQEIMRDVREAMGLQYS from the coding sequence ATGTACCCCGAACGCGTTTTCTCCGGCATGCGACCGACCGGTCGTCTGCACCTCGGCCACTATCACGGCGTGCTCAAGAACTGGATTCAGCTCCAGTCGGAGTATCCGTGCTACTTCTGCGTGGTCGACTGGCATGCGCTCACCACGCACTATGAGACGCCTGACGTCATCGAACAGAACGTATGGGACGTACTGATCGACTGGCTGGCCGCCGGGATCGATCCGAATCAGGCCACGCTCTTCATCCAGAGCAAGGTGCCCGAGCATGCCGAACTGGCGCTGCTCATCGGCATGAGCACGCCGCTGGGTTGGCTCGAACGGGTGCCGACGTACAAGGAGCAGATCGAAAAGCTCAAGGAGAAGGACCTGTCGACGTACGGCTTCCTTGGCTATCCCGTGCTCATGGCGGCGGACATTCTCCTGTATCGCGCGCTGCATGTGCCGGTGGGCGAAGATCAGGTGCCGCACGTGGAAATGACCCGCGAGATCGCACGTCGCTTCAATTATCTGTATGGTCGCGAAGCGGGCTTCGAAGAGAAGGCGCTGGCGGCCGCACGCAAGCTCGGTGGCAAGCGCTCGAAGCTGTATCTCGAGTTGCGCAATGCGTATCAGGAGAAGGGCGACGACGAGGCGCTCGAACAGGCGCGCGCCATGCTGTCCGAATCGCAGTCGTTGTCGATGGGCGATCGCGAGCGTCTTTTCGGTTACCTCGAAGGCGCGCGCAAGCTGATCCTGGTGGAGCCGCAAGCGCTGTTGACGCCGGCGTCGCGTATGCCGGGGCTCGACGGTCAGAAGATGTCGAAGTCCTATAACAACACCATCGGCTTGCGCGAAGACGCGGAATCCATCACCAAGAAAGTCCGCACGATGCCGACGGATCCTGCGCGCGTGCGTCGCACCGATCCGGGCGATCCCGACAAGTGTCCGGTGTGGCAGTTGCATCAGGTCTATAGCGACGACGACACACGCGAGTGGGTCCAGAAGGGCTGTCGCAGCGCGGGCATCGGTTGCATCGAATGCAAGCAGCCGGTCATCGAAGGCATCCTGCGTGAGCAACAGCCGATGCTCGAACGCGCGCAAAAGTACATGGACGATCCGTCGCTGCTGCGGGCCATCGTGGCCGACGGCTGCGAAAAGGCCCGCAAGTCGGCGCAGGAAATCATGCGCGACGTGCGTGAAGCCATGGGGCTTCAGTATTCATGA
- the dapA gene encoding 4-hydroxy-tetrahydrodipicolinate synthase gives MTTQTPIQGSIVAIVTPMAEDGSLDREALRNLINWHVDEGTDGIVIVGTSGESPTVNVEEHCELIEIAVQQTAQAGQSRGRKVPVIAGTGGNSTAEAIELTRHAKKVGADASLQVVPYYNKPTQEGQYQHFRAIAEAVELPVILYNVPGRTVADASNDTLLRLAQVPGIVGVKDATGNLDRGIDLIRRAPKSFAVYSGDDLTAVALMLMGGQGNISVTANVAPRAMHDLCVAALAGDVTKARELQFKLFELHRAMFVEANPIPVKWALQKMGMIASGIRLPLTPLAQPYQDTVLEALKSANIAVV, from the coding sequence ATGACTACCCAAACTCCGATTCAAGGCAGTATCGTCGCGATTGTCACGCCGATGGCAGAGGACGGCAGCCTTGACCGCGAAGCACTGCGTAACCTGATCAACTGGCACGTCGACGAAGGCACGGACGGTATCGTGATCGTCGGCACGTCGGGCGAGTCCCCGACGGTGAACGTGGAAGAGCACTGCGAGCTCATCGAGATCGCCGTCCAGCAAACCGCGCAAGCCGGCCAGTCGCGTGGGCGCAAGGTGCCCGTGATTGCCGGTACCGGCGGCAATTCGACGGCCGAAGCCATCGAACTGACCCGGCATGCGAAGAAGGTCGGTGCGGATGCGTCGCTGCAAGTCGTGCCGTACTACAACAAGCCGACGCAGGAAGGCCAGTACCAGCACTTCCGCGCCATTGCCGAAGCCGTTGAGCTTCCGGTCATCCTCTATAATGTGCCCGGCCGTACCGTGGCAGACGCGAGCAACGATACGCTGCTGCGTCTGGCGCAAGTGCCAGGCATCGTTGGCGTGAAAGACGCCACGGGCAACCTGGATCGTGGCATCGACCTCATCCGGCGCGCTCCGAAGAGCTTCGCCGTGTACAGCGGCGACGACCTGACGGCTGTTGCGCTCATGCTCATGGGCGGTCAGGGTAATATCTCGGTCACCGCCAACGTAGCACCGCGTGCGATGCACGATCTGTGCGTCGCTGCACTGGCTGGCGACGTGACAAAGGCACGTGAACTGCAATTCAAGTTGTTCGAACTGCATCGTGCCATGTTCGTCGAAGCCAATCCGATCCCCGTGAAGTGGGCGCTGCAAAAGATGGGCATGATTGCGTCGGGCATCCGCCTGCCGCTCACGCCGCTTGCGCAGCCGTATCAGGACACGGTGCTCGAAGCCCTCAAGTCGGCCAACATCGCCGTTGTCTAA
- a CDS encoding site-2 protease family protein yields the protein MNADLIQTIAVYALPVLFAITLHEAAHGYVAKHFGDPTAFLMGRVTLNPLKHIDPIGTILVPLALYFMTSGAFLFGYAKPVPVAFGSLRNPRVDTIWVALAGPLCNFAQAILWALVTVGLQIAEVREPFFMMMAQAGVVVNLVMCMFNLFPVPPLDGGRVLVSLLPARAAYTLSRVEPYGFFIVMALVVSGVLGRVWLWPLIQWGRDVIVWMLTPLLSLAS from the coding sequence ATGAATGCAGACCTGATCCAGACCATCGCGGTCTACGCGCTCCCCGTCCTCTTCGCGATTACTTTGCACGAGGCTGCGCACGGCTACGTCGCCAAGCATTTCGGCGACCCCACGGCATTTCTGATGGGGCGCGTCACCCTCAATCCCCTCAAGCATATCGACCCGATCGGCACGATCCTCGTGCCGCTGGCGCTTTATTTCATGACGAGCGGCGCTTTCCTGTTCGGTTACGCGAAGCCGGTGCCGGTCGCGTTCGGCAGCTTGCGCAATCCGCGCGTCGATACGATCTGGGTGGCGCTGGCCGGTCCGCTGTGCAACTTTGCGCAGGCGATCCTTTGGGCCTTGGTCACCGTCGGGCTTCAGATCGCGGAGGTTCGCGAGCCATTCTTCATGATGATGGCGCAGGCCGGTGTCGTGGTGAACCTCGTGATGTGCATGTTCAACCTGTTTCCTGTGCCGCCGCTCGACGGCGGACGCGTGCTGGTATCGCTGCTGCCTGCGCGTGCGGCCTATACGCTCTCACGCGTCGAGCCTTACGGCTTTTTCATTGTGATGGCGCTGGTTGTCAGCGGCGTGCTCGGCCGTGTCTGGCTGTGGCCGTTGATTCAGTGGGGGCGTGACGTGATCGTGTGGATGCTCACGCCGCTGCTGTCGCTGGCTTCCTGA
- a CDS encoding class I SAM-dependent methyltransferase: MMADVVTVAASGAAHGTGAPSAWLVRWAHLIAPGARVLDLACGHGRHARWLAGRGVHVMAVDRDDAALATMATLPNVTTLSADLEGAPWPLAAHAPFDAVIVTNYLHRPLLAQIAASVAPGGVLIYETFAQGNERYGKPSNPLFLLAPGELLDVAHAAGLRVAAYEDVTLPAPRAACVQRMCATRAAVPGENPGIAALYEATA, from the coding sequence ATGATGGCCGACGTCGTGACGGTCGCTGCCTCGGGTGCCGCACATGGCACGGGTGCGCCGTCTGCGTGGCTGGTGCGCTGGGCGCATCTCATCGCGCCGGGCGCGCGCGTGCTCGATCTTGCGTGCGGGCATGGACGTCACGCCCGCTGGCTTGCCGGGCGGGGTGTGCACGTGATGGCGGTCGATCGCGACGACGCAGCGCTTGCCACGATGGCAACGCTGCCGAACGTGACGACGCTCAGCGCCGATCTGGAAGGCGCGCCGTGGCCGCTGGCGGCGCACGCGCCGTTCGACGCCGTCATCGTCACTAACTATCTGCATCGTCCGCTGCTTGCGCAAATCGCTGCGAGCGTAGCGCCGGGCGGCGTGCTGATTTACGAAACCTTTGCCCAGGGAAACGAAAGGTACGGGAAACCGTCCAATCCGCTGTTTCTGCTGGCGCCGGGCGAGTTGCTCGACGTCGCGCATGCGGCGGGCCTGCGTGTCGCGGCTTACGAGGATGTCACGCTGCCCGCGCCGCGTGCGGCGTGTGTGCAGCGAATGTGCGCAACACGCGCGGCGGTCCCCGGGGAAAACCCCGGCATCGCCGCCCTGTACGAGGCGACAGCGTAA
- a CDS encoding L-threonylcarbamoyladenylate synthase yields the protein MSQFFQIHPENPQSRLIKQAAQIIDKGGIVALPTDSSYAIACHIDDKQAVDRLRRIRGLDEKQMLSLLVRDLSELAEFAIVDNRQYRLIKATTPGPYVFILEATKEVPRRLSHPSRKTIGLRVPEHAITLALLEELGQPLLATTLILPDETEPLNDPEEIRERLEKQLDLVIDGGACPKEPSTVVDLTVTPPEVLRRGRGSLTPFGLS from the coding sequence ATGTCGCAATTCTTCCAGATTCACCCGGAAAATCCTCAGTCACGTCTCATCAAGCAAGCGGCACAGATCATCGATAAAGGCGGCATCGTGGCGTTGCCGACCGATTCGAGCTACGCGATTGCCTGTCATATCGACGACAAGCAGGCCGTCGACCGCCTGCGGCGTATTCGCGGGCTTGACGAGAAGCAGATGCTTTCGCTGCTCGTGCGCGATTTGTCCGAATTGGCCGAATTCGCCATCGTCGACAATCGGCAGTACCGGCTGATCAAGGCGACGACGCCGGGGCCGTACGTCTTTATTCTGGAAGCGACGAAAGAGGTGCCGCGACGCCTCTCGCACCCATCGCGAAAGACGATCGGCCTGCGTGTGCCGGAGCATGCCATTACGCTGGCGCTGCTCGAAGAACTGGGCCAGCCGCTGCTGGCCACGACGCTGATTCTGCCCGATGAAACCGAGCCGCTGAACGACCCGGAGGAAATCCGGGAGCGCCTCGAGAAGCAACTGGACCTCGTGATCGACGGCGGAGCGTGCCCCAAGGAGCCGTCGACGGTGGTCGATCTGACGGTGACGCCGCCGGAAGTGTTACGCCGCGGACGCGGCTCGCTGACACCGTTCGGTCTGTCCTGA
- a CDS encoding 3',5'-nucleoside bisphosphate phosphatase, which yields MLNADLHCHSKVSDGTLTPFEVAQVAFEAGVDLWALTDHDEIGGQREARAAAEALGMRYVSGVEISITWANRTVHIVGLNINPDNPALIDGLAATRGGRAARAQLMSEQLAAAGIPDAYEGALRFVGNPDLISRTHFARFLVEIGKCASVSDVFAKYLSEGRPGYVPHRWATLEESVKWIRGAGGIAVVAHPGRYKFTPLEFGALFDQFRELGGEAIEVVTGSHTPDQYREYADVARQYGFLASRGSDFHGPTESRALLGKLPPLPDDLTPVWSRWQ from the coding sequence ATGCTCAACGCGGATCTTCACTGTCATTCCAAGGTGTCGGACGGCACGCTAACGCCGTTCGAAGTGGCGCAGGTCGCTTTTGAGGCCGGTGTCGACCTGTGGGCGCTGACGGACCACGATGAAATCGGCGGCCAGCGCGAAGCGCGGGCGGCGGCCGAAGCGCTGGGCATGCGTTACGTGAGCGGTGTCGAAATCTCGATTACGTGGGCGAACCGCACGGTGCATATCGTCGGACTGAACATCAACCCCGACAATCCGGCATTGATCGACGGCCTCGCGGCGACGCGCGGCGGTCGTGCCGCCCGGGCGCAACTGATGAGCGAGCAACTGGCGGCCGCCGGTATTCCCGACGCTTACGAAGGTGCGCTGCGCTTCGTCGGCAACCCGGATCTGATTTCCCGCACGCACTTCGCGCGCTTTTTGGTGGAAATCGGCAAATGCGCGTCGGTCTCCGACGTTTTTGCAAAGTATCTTTCGGAGGGACGCCCAGGCTACGTGCCGCACCGTTGGGCGACGCTCGAGGAGTCCGTCAAGTGGATTCGTGGCGCGGGTGGCATTGCCGTCGTAGCCCACCCCGGGCGCTATAAATTCACGCCGCTGGAATTCGGCGCGCTGTTCGATCAGTTCCGCGAACTGGGCGGCGAAGCGATTGAAGTCGTGACCGGCAGCCATACGCCGGATCAGTACCGCGAGTATGCCGACGTCGCGCGTCAGTACGGTTTTCTGGCGTCGCGCGGCTCGGATTTCCATGGACCGACCGAGAGCCGTGCGCTGCTCGGCAAGCTGCCACCGTTGCCCGACGATCTCACCCCGGTCTGGAGCCGCTGGCAGTAA
- a CDS encoding alpha/beta fold hydrolase — translation MTDSRSEFLMVRGLRHHVRQWGTPGAPKLFALHGWMDVSASFQFVAQTLAQRWHVLAPDWRGFGLTDWPVADGRAASYWFPDYIADLDALVDVYTEPGEAINLIGHSMGGNVACLYAGVRPARVRRLVNLEGFGLPASPPAAAIRQLSRWLDDVQTPPTLRPYASLDDVAARLRKTNPRLTPERAAWLAPRWARQVNDGQWHLLADAAHKMANPYPYRLDEAMAVWSNVSAPVLHVEATDSDVLQHFCGAQGKEAFRERFEVFPNLMQAFVDDAGHMLHHDQPEVVARLIEDFCRD, via the coding sequence ATGACCGATTCCCGATCCGAGTTTCTGATGGTGCGTGGCCTGCGCCACCACGTTCGCCAGTGGGGCACGCCCGGTGCGCCGAAACTGTTTGCGCTGCATGGCTGGATGGACGTATCTGCGTCGTTCCAGTTTGTTGCGCAGACGCTCGCGCAGCGTTGGCACGTGCTCGCGCCCGACTGGCGCGGCTTCGGCCTCACCGACTGGCCCGTCGCCGATGGACGCGCCGCTAGCTATTGGTTCCCCGACTACATCGCCGATCTCGACGCGCTCGTCGACGTCTACACCGAACCCGGTGAAGCCATCAATCTGATCGGCCACAGCATGGGCGGCAACGTGGCTTGTCTCTACGCGGGCGTGCGTCCGGCGCGGGTGCGGCGTCTGGTGAATCTCGAAGGCTTCGGTTTGCCTGCGTCGCCACCGGCCGCCGCGATCCGTCAACTGAGTCGCTGGCTGGACGACGTACAGACGCCGCCGACGCTTCGCCCGTATGCGTCGCTCGACGACGTGGCGGCGCGCCTGCGCAAGACGAACCCGCGTCTCACGCCCGAACGCGCGGCATGGCTTGCGCCGCGCTGGGCACGTCAGGTGAACGACGGCCAGTGGCATTTGCTTGCCGATGCGGCCCACAAGATGGCCAACCCGTATCCGTACCGGCTGGATGAAGCCATGGCGGTGTGGAGCAACGTGAGCGCGCCCGTGCTGCATGTCGAGGCGACGGATTCGGACGTGCTGCAACACTTCTGCGGGGCGCAGGGTAAGGAAGCCTTTCGCGAACGGTTCGAGGTCTTTCCGAATTTGATGCAGGCGTTCGTCGACGATGCGGGGCATATGCTGCATCACGACCAGCCGGAGGTCGTCGCGCGCCTGATCGAGGATTTCTGCCGTGACTAG